Below is a genomic region from Flexibacter flexilis DSM 6793.
TACGGTAATACTGGCCGAAAACTCTAAAGTATCATTGGCCGTAATAATATTGCCGCTGCTAAACGTCATGCGGTCACGGATAACCAACTTTTGTTGCAACAAAACCGCTCCCGACGCTTTTTGTACAATAAATCGGTTAATAGAAAGCGGCATCGAACCTTTAATAAGTTGCACGCCACTACCCGCCATCGTGATAGAGCCTGTTCCTTGCGCATAACCGTTGGCTACGTCGCTTTGTATGTTGCCCGAAATCTTGATATTACGGTTGTAAGCTGTATTTACGGTAGTACCCGAAGCTATTACAAAGTTACCGTTGAGCACCAAATCACGGTTTGGCATTATCAAATTTCCTGAAGAACTAATCTTGAGATGATTATAAACGTTTTGGGTCGGTAATGTATAAGCATTGCCCGTATATTCGACTGTTCCGCCGCCTTCGCTGGTAAAGGCTGCGTAATTCCCCGCAGGGAAAGTACCCAAGCCCAATTGAATCGTACCCGTACCCGACACCGTGCCGAAGTTATGCCCCACCGTCGTGCCTAAGGCCAACACCGCATTACTACGCACCACCAAACTATTGACGCGCTTCGCATTAGCCGTAATGGTTACGGTATGGTTGGCATCAATAATTACGGGCACACCCGTCGGGGGTACTTGCGCAATTGTCCAAGTGTTAGGGTTGTCCCAGTTGCCATTTTGGGCACTGATATAGGTCTGAATCGCCTTAAACTCATCACTTTCGCCTGTGGTATAGTCGCCTGTAATGTAGTTTACGCCGCCGTTGGAAGTATTGAAACCACCATCGACACGAATTTCATTGTCTGTAACATTAACCGTTCCCGTGGTGGTCGTACCAAAGCCCCAAACCGTACCCGATCTAAGCACCGCCGCCACATACGCCGACTCATTGCCTTTTACGTCGGATTGGTCGTAGTAAAACAAGTTTTTTACCGATAAATTAGCCATGCCCGAAGCCGTTACGCGCCAGAAAAAGCCCAATTCTTTCAGAATAGACATATCCGTAAGCGGATGCGAGGCGTTGACAGGTATAATATTTATACTTCCTGCGGCAGTGTTGGCCGTTGCCACAAAACGCGCAGGCGTGTATTTGTTCGGAGTGCTGGAAACCCCTATCGGAAACGTAAAATCAAAAGCACCAGCCGCTACTTTTTTGGTTACGCCGCCCGTCGAGAGTTGGCCAGTAGTGCGAATCATGCGCGAAAGCCCGAACACGCCCGACACCGTAGCCGATTCGTTGAAGGTAAGCGTAAATTCCTGAATATCCAGAATCCCGTCAGTAAGTGCAAGCTCGGTGTTAATGGTTTGGCTGGCTGTCATTAAAGCTCCTGCCGTATTGTTGAGGATAAGACGACCAAATTTGCCGTTGCCATTACCACCGATACTTTGCTGTGTGGCGGCGGCCAACACCAAGTTGCCTGCCACCGAGCTGCTATGCGCAGCCGCGTTATAGACATTGCCCAAAGCCGTAAGCGTAAGGCCGTTGTCGTGCAATGTGCCCGCCATCAACGAAAGCGTATCGGTGATTGTAAAACCTACGGTAGCAGGCGAAACCACGCCCGAAACGTTTGTATTGTTGATGATGAGCTTATTAAATGTAGTGTAAGACGTGCCGTTTAGGCTTTGCGAAACCACATTTCCGTCAAAGGTCGTGCGATTTCCGCCAGCCGTGTACGTGCCGTTGTTCGTGAAATTGCCGCCAATATTAACAGGCAAACCATTGGTTATAAGTTGATTGGTTGAATAGTTAAGAATTAAATTGTTGCGAACATTCAGGCCGTTCACGTCCAGAGAAGCGTCTGGCCTGTCTGAAGTAATGGAGTTGGCTAGCTCCAAATTCCACAAAGGAATAGAAACATTCACGCGGTAAGTACGAGCACTTGGCGTAACAGCAGTCGTGTTATTTCCCAAATAAATCGTGCCGCCCGTTACCGAACTATTTTCGGGTTGCAGATACAACGCCGCAATAGTTGGCGTAGAAGTCTGAGGCGTAAGCAAATACAAACTTCCCGCCGTCATGGTAAAATTACTACCAGCATTGAGCACTTCGAGCACGCCGCGCCCTGTTCGGGGAGCGTAAACGTTGTGGCCAATGCGTACGGTACCACCCGATTGCGTATAATTAAGACTGCCCGTTGGTACGTTCGGGTTGCGGCGAATTTGCGAACCGACCGTAAGCGAACCGCCCGAAATCTCAATAGACGGATTGCCTGCGCCCGAATATTCGATGTAATTCTCGACACTTCCCGAAGGCGTTGTATTGGCCACATTGAGCGTGGCCGCGCCCGACACTTTAATTTTTCCAGATAAAAGAATCCCGCCCGAAACGTTGTTTTGTGTTACTTGGAAAATACCATTGTTCAACCACAATTGCGCAGTAGCTGGAATAAACCAAGCCGTATTATCGTTGGTAAAAGCGATGGCGTTACTTGCGTTGTTGGTATTGAAATAAAACGTTCCGTTGTTGAGCGTAAGGGCTTTGGTTGTGCCCGAAAGCGAACCCGAAATTGAAATATTAGACACATTTACTTCCAAAATACTGGCTTGGCTCGTGCCTTTGTCGAGGGTGAGGCGTGCAAAATCGGTAGTGCTGCCCGTACCCGCAATGCTGTCGTTGGCCGCACCCGTGAACGTAGTGTTGCACAAGCTGCCCGCCGTAAACATATCAAAAGTACCGTCATTGTAAAGGCTGCCGCCGATGCTCATGGCGTGCGTAGCCGAACCCGTATTGTTTACATTAAAAGTTGCGCCAGCCGAAACCGCTACATTATTTGTAACCGACATGCTACGATTCACGGCACTCGGATACTGCAACGTACCTGCCGTAATTTTCAGGTTATTGCCTACAGAAATATCGCCGTTGGTGTTTGCACTGATGTAGGCCGTACCCGCGCCTTTGGCCGTCAAATCCTTGCAAATGCTCAAATTGGTGTTGGGCAATGTGATGCCACGACTTGCCGCCGCATTGATTATCAAATAATTGTAACTGGCCAAAGAACCTGAACTTGCCGAAAGCGACGGAATCAAGAAATCTTGTGCGCCTGTGGTATAATATTCGACACTGCCGCCGCCACAAGCCAAGAATTGACCAAAATCACCACGCGGAAACTCCGCCGTTGCCGTTGCCGACGAAATGCGCATCAATCCGCTACCAATAATTTTTTCTCCAAACAAAGCCCCAAAATTATGGCCTGTACTTGTACCAATGTCCACCACGCCGCCCGACTCTATTTTGAGTGCGCCGCAGGCTTTGTTGTTGGCGGTGAGTGTAATGGTATGGCCATTGCCCACAAACACGGGATTGCCTACGCTTGGCGTTGTAGTGGCGGCGGCTCCCGTATGCGACACGGTTGACCAACTGCTTGGGCTGTTCCAATCGCCACTGGTACGGCTATAAAATGCCACCGTCGATTGGAACGCATCTACTTGGCCTGCCGTATAATCGCCGTTAATGTAGTTTACGCCGCTACCCGTTCCATCAAAGCGAATCGTATCGGCGGCCGTATTCATATCCGAAACCGATTCGTTTGTCCAGTTAAGACTTGAGGTTACATCAAAATAACCTGGTATATAACTCGCCTCTGTTCCATTGATGGTCAGGCCTGTATATTTGAATTTGTAACGCAAAGATTTGCTTCCCGTAAAGCCTGTGGAATTGAGTTTCCAATAATATTTCAAGGCATTGCCACTGGCCAAAAACGGATTAAAATCGTTTACGGGTTTGAGGTTAATAGCCCCGTAGTTGCTGGCACTGAGCACTTGCACAACGGCAGGCGTGTAATACGTGGCCGAACCCACAGGAAACACAAACGTACCTGTCGCAGACGTAAACGTTTTGGTAATCCCAACGTCTGAAACTTGCCCATTCGTTTTTATCATGCGGCTGGTGCTTGGGCTGCTTACACTAATGGCGGCATTGCTTCCCAAATCCAAACCGTATTGCTGAATGTTCAAAACCCCATTAGTAAGCGTGAGCGTACCCGTTACAGCTTCGTTGGCCGTAAGTGTTGCGCCGCTATTATTGTCAATATTTAGATTCGCAAAAATACCCGAACCGCTACCCGCAATCACTTGCGCACCGCCAATAGTCGTTGTTGCGGCTGCACCTGTACCCGCGCCACCCGAAAAAGTCAGCGTCGGGGCGGAAGTATAACCACTGCCCGCATTGGTAATCCGAACTTCAGAAACTTTCATGGTAACGCTAAAAGTAGCTGCCACCGTTGCAGGGGAAGTTTGCGTACCGCCCGAAAGCGAAATAGTAGCCAAACCTTCATAACCGTAACCGACATTAGTAATATTGATGGCCGTAATCACACCGCCAGAGATCACCGCCGTAGCCGATGCGCCATAGCCTTTGCCGCCAATGATGACAGTAGGCGTAGAAGCATAATTAGAACCGCCATTGGTAATCGTAATCGTGGACAAAGACAAATAAGCCTGCGCCGTAGCTCCAGCCCCGCCGCCGCCCGAAACGGTAACCGTTGGCACACTCGTATAACCCGAACCTTGCGCCGTAACCGTAGTAGTTTGCACGGCTGCCGAATTAAGTTTTACTTGTCCCGTACCCGTATGGGTTGCGTTGTTGGTTACGTTACCGATTGCTTGTATTGTTTTTCCGCCGTCGTTGAGCGTGCCCGCCAGCAGTTGCAAGCGATTGAGAACGGGCACTGTGGCCAAGCTGCCCGCCAAATTCACAGTGCCATTCGGATTATTAATAGCCAAATTATACAAAGCAGGCTTAAGCGTTCCGTTCAAAGTCGCCGTTTGGGTATTGCCTGTTCCGTTGAAAGTCAGATAATTGGTACTGTCTGGCACGTAAAGCACATTAGCCCCCAACGAAAAATTATTAGCTACACTTACGTTGGTGCGTATGGTCTGAAATTCGAAAGCAGAACCCAACGAAGAACTTAGTGTAAAGTCGTTGCTCACCACCAACGGCGCGTAAATGTTGCGTGCAGAAACCGTTGGGCTGGCATCTGTTTTAGTCAAAATCAAATTGTAAATCGGGGCGGTACTGCCTATTTCGTAGTTATAATTTCCTGAATTAGATTTTACCCAAATGTCCACCGTACCGCCTGTTACGCTGTAATTGTCCACCGTAGATTGTACCTCAAAAGCATTGGCACTGGGAATAGTACCACCCGACGGAATAAAGCTATTACCCGAACCAATTACATCGGTAATCGTGATGCGGCCACCCGACATATTAAACACGTTGTTGGCCTGCGAAATACTAAACGTACCAAACAAACTTTGCGTACCGCTGCCGCCATAACCGCGACCTTTGAGCGAAAGTTGTCCGCCACTCATCAGGAACGAACATTTACCACCCGAACTGCCCGCGCTGCGCAACTGCGAAGCAATAACCGTTCCGCCTTCTATCTGAATGATACCGTCGGCATTGCTCCAGAAAATAAAACCGCCGCAATTGCGCGACTCAAATTTGCCTGCTGTAATGCGGAACAAACCATAAATTGAAAAAGATTGCGCACCACCCGTCAAAGCCGTCGAAACCATCGTACCCGTAAGGCCACCTACATTGGATTGCGCATAGGAATCTATTGTATTATAAATTCTTACGTTGTCGTCGGCAATCCACAACGCGCCATTGGCTGGAATATAAAAATCTGAGTTAGGATTGCCGCCACCTGTGCCTTCCGTGAGGGTTGGAATGGAAATACTGCCCGTGAGTTTAAGTGTTCCGTTACGAATCCAAAGGGCTTTACGCATTTCGGGATTGTTGCCGCCGCCTGCGTTGCCGCATTCGTTGCGTCCGAAAAGGCGCAAATAAGTACTATCGGCAGAATTGAGCGTTAGTAAAAAGGTTCTGTCCGTTCCTTTGTCAATGATAAGGTTGTAAAGGTCGGTTGTATTGTTGAGTTGCATGGTATTGTTGGCCGCGCCCTTGAACCAAAGCACTGCCGCACCCGTCGAGTCGTTGCGGTCATACACAGGTTGCGCCAAATTACTAAACCGCACAATGCCGCTATT
It encodes:
- a CDS encoding LamG domain-containing protein is translated as MKTLVANPLKIIFLFLCISTLMSTQIKAQTAPGGVGLGDGTSALRLWLKADAGVTGTPVAQWNDQSGRGNHLTQSSASNKPALTANALNGFPALTFDNNDYLSLNSVLGSELFDNDSATIFFVKRSTGGIVWFTWESVSSNRFGFELSSGNTRFDCPNPTSGQGQLVDTVAMLNRWRQVTALKQSTVQSIYLKNVLKSTFTYSPALTLTTTATGNLVVGKYQGGALSWTGDIAEIILYKTALNPAQRSIVENYLKAKYNLPVDGANYYQGYAATYIKDIVGIGSTSSTLKQAATQTTSGGLWLSEANSSLTGTAFLMAGHNGASTADAVTDLPTGFTNHWTRDWYLRKTNSLDAQITFDFGDAGRAAPTSADGYALFYRNATTGAYSVVNTSGTVLQNGDQISFTVPNTFLQNGYYTIGYSAIPAQTFYSYNGNCAGAGCNFNVAANWTTDPSGTTWVNANNIAPRPIDNIVILAGHKVNVTANNQAKANNLSLLGTLDMSTFNGGSFTTVSGQGLLRIASTNFISYNTMPLLNSGGGTVEYYGASAFNVPNLSGTDRYYNIVFSGAGIKTLQDSLVVSGDLTIQTGATLAAVANKITLNQGNWANNSGTYTANTATRVSFTGTATQTITGATNFKLLNITSTAKVLMASASINADTLGVFGQLDLSTTPSHAFGRIRGSGLLRSEGDNWTIGDHIGSFTRSGGGTAEYYGAGSYLLSASVNNFNHLTVTGGGTKTMQTGIVVNGDLTIGANTSFSDAGVDLNDIVLYGNWVNNGTYNATQNEVTFKNAATNQTVTGITTFHSLTLDMAAGRSVTLSANTDVRVNANLSLKNGKIVLSDNTLRLSDGAGFVVPVGGFDNTRMIQQDGTNGSGSLLIKEGADMAEFQSLLLPIGTNSDYTPVSLSSVSGSVSGTATIAFKSIPFASAAPNILKRYWRIETTGLSGVTDAMLDFYFVSTDLNGSPTVVNRVEDGISNTVTGSYYNLAGLRFGVSGSGNNYLTQDWRLGSSLVIPKTYYTYGAGGNWSGATTWTTDITGQDLVEPPAAGPTIQDVGVILNGGAVNMDVNNARITSLTILEGGSLDINTTTGHNFGTVSGQGLIKTVSTTLPTATYTSFLSANGGTVEYDATTSFNLSGLYPSYKNLIINSANATDTVSVATGVFASDSLVLYGNLTVQRGIVRLNTSSAAAGNTVVLNVMGDASIAASAQLRVGNRRTLGAYNSLSGGLNASTVPTWRYHFLHNRMYVGGNFTNSGIVRFSNLAQPVYDRNDSTGAAVLWFKGAANNTMQLNNTTDLYNLIIDKGTDRTFLLTLNSADSTYLRLFGRNECGNAGGGNNPEMRKALWIRNGTLKLTGSISIPTLTEGTGGGNPNSDFYIPANGALWIADDNVRIYNTIDSYAQSNVGGLTGTMVSTALTGGAQSFSIYGLFRITAGKFESRNCGGFIFWSNADGIIQIEGGTVIASQLRSAGSSGGKCSFLMSGGQLSLKGRGYGGSGTQSLFGTFSISQANNVFNMSGGRITITDVIGSGNSFIPSGGTIPSANAFEVQSTVDNYSVTGGTVDIWVKSNSGNYNYEIGSTAPIYNLILTKTDASPTVSARNIYAPLVVSNDFTLSSSLGSAFEFQTIRTNVSVANNFSLGANVLYVPDSTNYLTFNGTGNTQTATLNGTLKPALYNLAINNPNGTVNLAGSLATVPVLNRLQLLAGTLNDGGKTIQAIGNVTNNATHTGTGQVKLNSAAVQTTTVTAQGSGYTSVPTVTVSGGGGAGATAQAYLSLSTITITNGGSNYASTPTVIIGGKGYGASATAVISGGVITAINITNVGYGYEGLATISLSGGTQTSPATVAATFSVTMKVSEVRITNAGSGYTSAPTLTFSGGAGTGAAATTTIGGAQVIAGSGSGIFANLNIDNNSGATLTANEAVTGTLTLTNGVLNIQQYGLDLGSNAAISVSSPSTSRMIKTNGQVSDVGITKTFTSATGTFVFPVGSATYYTPAVVQVLSASNYGAINLKPVNDFNPFLASGNALKYYWKLNSTGFTGSKSLRYKFKYTGLTINGTEASYIPGYFDVTSSLNWTNESVSDMNTAADTIRFDGTGSGVNYINGDYTAGQVDAFQSTVAFYSRTSGDWNSPSSWSTVSHTGAAATTTPSVGNPVFVGNGHTITLTANNKACGALKIESGGVVDIGTSTGHNFGALFGEKIIGSGLMRISSATATAEFPRGDFGQFLACGGGSVEYYTTGAQDFLIPSLSASSGSLASYNYLIINAAASRGITLPNTNLSICKDLTAKGAGTAYISANTNGDISVGNNLKITAGTLQYPSAVNRSMSVTNNVAVSAGATFNVNNTGSATHAMSIGGSLYNDGTFDMFTAGSLCNTTFTGAANDSIAGTGSTTDFARLTLDKGTSQASILEVNVSNISISGSLSGTTKALTLNNGTFYFNTNNASNAIAFTNDNTAWFIPATAQLWLNNGIFQVTQNNVSGGILLSGKIKVSGAATLNVANTTPSGSVENYIEYSGAGNPSIEISGGSLTVGSQIRRNPNVPTGSLNYTQSGGTVRIGHNVYAPRTGRGVLEVLNAGSNFTMTAGSLYLLTPQTSTPTIAALYLQPENSSVTGGTIYLGNNTTAVTPSARTYRVNVSIPLWNLELANSITSDRPDASLDVNGLNVRNNLILNYSTNQLITNGLPVNIGGNFTNNGTYTAGGNRTTFDGNVVSQSLNGTSYTTFNKLIINNTNVSGVVSPATVGFTITDTLSLMAGTLHDNGLTLTALGNVYNAAAHSSSVAGNLVLAAATQQSIGGNGNGKFGRLILNNTAGALMTASQTINTELALTDGILDIQEFTLTFNESATVSGVFGLSRMIRTTGQLSTGGVTKKVAAGAFDFTFPIGVSSTPNKYTPARFVATANTAAGSINIIPVNASHPLTDMSILKELGFFWRVTASGMANLSVKNLFYYDQSDVKGNESAYVAAVLRSGTVWGFGTTTTGTVNVTDNEIRVDGGFNTSNGGVNYITGDYTTGESDEFKAIQTYISAQNGNWDNPNTWTIAQVPPTGVPVIIDANHTVTITANAKRVNSLVVRSNAVLALGTTVGHNFGTVSGTGTIQLGLGTFPAGNYAAFTSEGGGTVEYTGNAYTLPTQNVYNHLKISSSGNLIMPNRDLVLNGNFVIASGTTVNTAYNRNIKISGNIQSDVANGYAQGTGSITMAGSGVQLIKGSMPLSINRFIVQKASGAVLLQQKLVIRDRMTFSSGNIITANDTLEFSASITVSGGNASSYVVTDGTGALKRRLTTSGAPMAFPVGDAAYFTPFNFRLNSGTLNQSFVSVRVTDQPHAQRGATSSYLMRYWTLEPHNISGLVNYNVSYYYGYMEEAVGDNTNSLFKPYKYSGGLWTSGGTHTLAAKSCTWSSVTSFSDFTAGIDMGAVPLPVTLLSFDAVAQDNHTVQLIWQTAAEMNNSHFVVERSADGKNFEYVASVKGAGNSKTLLHYGLTDHQPYTGQTSYYRLKQVDFDGQFHYSPLAAVHLLHHPVSLQWAVFPNPADIADEVLGDLSTYEGQQVVVKVTDILGKEHLHRDLWVEPVSASKTVLFLAKDYPTGIYTLSITDQNGNTEVQRLVVKQ